Proteins found in one Diorhabda carinulata isolate Delta chromosome 11, icDioCari1.1, whole genome shotgun sequence genomic segment:
- the LOC130899283 gene encoding src substrate cortactin: MWKAAAGHQINVSNDTTEDDEWETDPDFVNDVDEQQQRWGSTTVEGSGRTAGAIDMDKLRKETEEADAKKKKKELEESEHNPAYGYGGKFGVQKDRMDQSAVGHEYIGKVEKHASQKDYSTGFGGKFGIQSDRIDKSAVTWDHKEKVEKHASQKDYVSGFGGKFGVQSDRQDKSAVGWDHVEKVDKHESQTDYKTGFGGKFGVQSDRQDKSAVGWDHHEAPQKHESQVDHKKGFGGKFGVQTDRFDKSAANFEPPGKVGTNYTKVKPDIGGAKPSDLRAKFETLAQQTKPDVLLQSSAPKKNIHARAALFTNINKETSSSLTSEVVSTPKQLDQSKMAFLTQNNKEDKENSSETVEKVNKLDQSKTAFLTQSRSSEIEEKTVEPSRLDQKKITEIAQKEETETDKQQSMIQEELELLRQLQQQKPDDSDSDDIYENFDTSTIKRAGPSAHHVQEPTPTEVVESPVGVEETEGEYQEEIVDTGITAIALYDYQAGADDEISFDPDDIITHIDKIDAGWWRGLCKGKYGLFPANYVQCDE, translated from the exons ATGTGGAAAGCCGCTGCAGGTCATCAAATTAATGTTAGTAATGATACCACCGAGGATGATGAATGGGAAACTGATCCAGATTTTGTAAATGATGTAGATGAACAGCAGCAGAGATGGGGTTCCACTACTGTGGAAGGTTCAGGAAGAACTGCAGGTGCTATAGA CATGGATAAATTGAGGAAGGAAACTGAAGAAGCTGATgcgaagaaaaagaaaaaagaacttGAAGAGAGTGAACATAATCCTGCTTATGGTTATGGAGGAAAATTTGGAGTGCAGAAAGACAGAATGGACCAGTCAGCAGTTGGACATGAATATATTGGAAAGGTGGAAAAACATGCTTCACAAAAAGACTATTCAACAGGCTTCGGAGGAAAGTTTGGAATTCAGTCAGATAGGATTGACAAg AGTGCAGTGACTTGGGATCacaaagaaaaagttgaaaaacatgCATCGCAAAAAGACTATGTGTCTGGGTTTGGAGGAAAATTTGGTGTACAAAGTGATCGGCAAGATAAATCAGCTGTAGGGTGGGATCATGTTGAAAAAGTAGATAAACATGAATCACAAACAG ATTACAAAACTGGTTTTGGAGGAAAATTCGGTGTTCAATCTGATAGGCAAGATAAATCAGCAGTTGGTTGGGACCACCATGAAGCACCTCAGAAACACGAAAGTCAAGTAGACCATAAAAAAGGTTTCGGGGGTAAATTTGGTGTACAAACTGATCGTTTTGATAAATCAGCTGCCAATTTTGAACCCCCAGGTAAAGTGGGTACAAATTATACCAAGGTCAAGCCTGATATTGGTGGAGCTAAACCCTCAGATTTACGGGCAAAATTTGAGACTTTG GCCCAGCAAACAAAACCTGATGTTCTTTTACAATCTTCAGCACCCAAAAAGAATATTCATGCTAGGGCCGCCTTATTTACTAATATCAATAAAGAAACCTCAAGTTCTTTAACTTCTGAGGTAGTTTCAACACCCAAACAGTTAGATCAGTCGAAAATGGCATTTTTGacacaaaataataaagaagacAAAGAAAACAGTAGTGAAACTGTagaaaaagttaataaattaGATCAATCAAAAACGGCGTTTTTGACTCAAAGCCGTAGTAGTGAAATTGAGGAAAAGACTGTGGAACCTTCTAGATTggatcagaaaaaaattacagaaattgcTCAGAAAGAAGAGACTGAAACTGACAAGCAACAAAGCATG ATACAAGAAGAATTAGAGTTACTAAGACAGTTACAGCAACAGAAACCGGATGATTCAGACTCTGatgatatatatgaaaattttgatacttCGACAATCAAAAGAGCTGGTCCTAGTGCTCATCACGTACAAGAACCT ACACCAACAGAGGTAGTTGAGAGTCCGGTAGGAGTTGAAGAAACGGAAGGAGAATATCAAGAAGAAATAGTAGATACTGGAATTACGGCTATTGCGCTTTATGATTATCAAGCTGGTGCTGACgatgaaatatcttttgatccTGATGATATTATTACACACATAGACAAG atTGATGCGGGATGGTGGAGAGGTCTATGCAAAGGAAAGTATGGGCTGTTTCCAGCGAATTACGTACAGTGCGATGAATGA